In Augochlora pura isolate Apur16 chromosome 3, APUR_v2.2.1, whole genome shotgun sequence, the sequence GATGCGTATGcacatataatagttataggatttttaattagttatataACTATTCAAGAGATGAAAAGTTTACAACAATCACTTAGAATATTCAACGTTCTCGTAAACAAAAGCTATAATTACGTACACTATTAATGCAACCATTGTACTTATAGGCATTCCAGAAAAAGATGTTCAACACTGCGTCGTTCAACAACTCGTTGATTTGACGTTCATGCGCCAACTGTTCATGCACAATGTCTTTATGATATGCATCTTGTTAGTATCAAACGTTAACACGTACATTTGCTATGATAATTTCATCCACCCCACCATTATAcagcagaatttatttagtagaTATTACCGACATTGCGCGATGCCAGGGAAATGAATAATCTTGTTGAACGGTTTGTGTTTCACAAAAAAATGCCCTTTTAGTGCAACATCAACGGCATCatacgaatattaaataatatttctcagGAGAAAAGGTTTGTAcactttattcttttataagcGCGTGAGTTTtgttatcgaaatatttcattcactTTCGCGTGTGCGAGCTTCGTGTTAAACgtcttattttgtttttactaCGTTCTACTTCAGCGTTTAATCTTCGTAAAAAAGCGCGTACAGTAAGATTgcttaatgaaattttattacttggTCGTGCGTTTTTGTTGTTTTATCAAGTTTGATAATTTAAAGCCAAAAGATCTAAAGGTTTATGAACACAACTTACTCTGTGTTTGTTTTAAACACTGTTACTCTCAAAGgtaatggaatatttttcatttgctttAGGTGAATCATAATAACAAGTGGAAAATGGCACTTCGTGAATTGGTCGAGGGTGACTGTGGTGGACCTAGTTCTTTGATCCATCTGACATCACATTTTGTACGCGATCATGGATTCAAGGAAGAAGGAATACATCACCCTTTTGGACATGTGGAGTCTTTTCAGCCTATAGGTTCAGATCAGttagttaaacaatttttagaagaaaatgcTTCATGCCCTCAGACATTTAGAAtggataatttattacaagaaaTGCGAGAGATTGACCACAACATTCATCCACCTATAGCAGCACCAGGAGTAGCTCAAGAATTAACTGGTTTAGACACAGCTTGGGCAAATCAGTACCTTGAATCTGGACGTCATTTTAGTGTAATAATTCTTGTCATATTAATGGATTATTTGGtgttaatattagaatttaagataataaatctttctgtttctctcatACTGTAGGAAAACCATACTGATGATATCTGGCAACCTGATGTGGAACGTGTTGTGATTCCAAATAGTGCTGCAACTCCACAAACACATGAATTTGGGCTAGGACCAAAATGGGCTGAAGAGTACATAGAACACAGCATAGATGCGATACAAACTGATATTAACAAAGAAAACACAACAGAGACAgcagaaaatgatttatcgtATTCAAAATTCATGAAGTTCATGAAACAAGAGGGAGATGAAGAGGCAGGAACTGCTGGTGATGGGATAGACGAATTTCAGAAAGATAATCCATCTTCAGGTTCATTCATAATCccattttaatttgttgatatatttttcagaagtTATTagctaataatttatgttttagaGACAGACAACGGCGATTCCGCATTTTTAAGACTACAGAACGAATGGGAGAAGATATCATCGGGTGAAAAGGTATCCAGCAAACATCCATGGCTATCAGAATACGATACATACTATGATCCATTTAAAGATTATGAATTTCACGAAGAAAATCCTATGAAAGAAGTACCCAATCCATtagaagagggaaagagaagaTTAGATGCTGGAGATTTACCAAGTGCTATCCTTTGTTTCGAAGCAGCTGTGAAACAAAACGAAAACGATCCAGAAGCTTGGTTGCTCCTTGGAAAAACTCAAGCCGAAAACGAGCAAGATCCATTAGCGATTTCAGCTTTAAAACGTTGTCTGACTCTTGATCCTATGAACAGCAACGCCTTGATGGCTCTCGCAGTGTCATACGCAAACGAATCTTATCAAAATCAAGCATGTTTAACTCTAAAAGAATGGTTactaaaaaatgagaaatataaACATCTCTCGacaaaaaaaactattatcgaTGAAAAGTCAAAATCTAATGtctcgacgattttattcgagtaagaGCGCAGATTATTCATAACACTACGTATGTATGGAATTGTTACTAAAACAAATCTGTATTTTCTCTTTGCAGTGATGTACACGAAGAAGTGAAAAGTCTTTATATTCAAGCTGCACGGATGAATCCACGGAACGAAATAGATGCGGATGTTCAATGCGGATTAGGAgtactttttaatttgtccAGTGAATATGATAAAGCTTGTGATTGCTTTCAGGCAGCTTTACAAGTTCGCCCCAATGTACATACAATGAAATCCATTATATTCAAGTAATTCTAGTAtgatgtatttaaaatatcgtatttTTAAAGGATTCCAGATTATGGAATAGATTAGGCGCAACTTTGGCGAATGGTCAGAAATCGGAGGAAGCTATAAACGCGTACCATCGTGCCTTGAAATTATCTCCAGGATTTATTAGAGCACGTTATAATCTGGGGATTTCTTGCATAAATCTTAATGCATACACGTAAATAACATCCTTGTTCAAGTTAtcgactattttatttttaaataagtacaacatttttctttattatcttGCAGAGAAGCTGGTGAACATCTGTTGACTGCTTTAAATCAACAAGCTGCTGGTCGTGGAGCGCATGGTGAAAGTTTATCGCCAAAAGCCATGTCAAATACCATTTGGTCAACGTTGAGACTTGTTATCTCGTTGATGCACAAATACCATCTAAATGATGCCATAGAAAGCAGGTACGATTCAAACAGTTGCTGCGAGTTTTAtgagaatatttaatcttaaatACACACGTAATcagattgaataaaattctttgtcTATTTTTTAGAGATCTGGCGAGGTTGAATAAGGAGTTCGAAATTGTATGAAGGTATGCAAACTTGTTGAAGCTACTTGTTGAAAAAGTATAAACagtttttagtttttatggtaacagaaataaaaaatgcttAAAAACTATTTTCCAATAGTTCGAAAATGTGTATATAAACATCGATTagattcataatttttagatatttcatTACTACGAGAGTGggtaatttaacaatattatatacccgattatgatattttatattttttagaagttGTTTTGATTCAATATTACTAACAGGTATACAGCTCctatcatttcattttatataaattgaaaatgggttatataaattatatgtacataaaattgttatggaatcaataaaatcgaattaatccctgagtaaaataattaactatagatatttctaaatatatgcGAATTAGAAAAGTTTCCTTGCTTCtatcagataaaataatatcattataaaagAGTAGTTATTCAGTAAAGAAGCATTATGATATGAGTTACAGATATATTATCTCtatcgtaatttataaatattgtagatcACTTCtaacagaattatattatatttgtaacaaagagaaattaatcCTAAAGGCACATTAAAGTTACATATTTCGTAACGTTCAGAGATTGATGATTAGAAAATTCTACATTATACCATCAATGAATTTAGTGAAAAGTAACTATCCTTAGCGTTATTAGATTTCTTAAACGCGCGTCATCTTACCCtcagtaattaaaatataaacgatttgtaaaatagatcattcaaatgatttaatttaaagcaATCCATAGAATAAGAACATGTAGCACTGTGAACTCTCAAGTTTTATTCGCCCAGTTTCGCATAAACTtccgataaataattctgctTTGACATCGGCTAAGGGAAAGATAACATTCGTCTAgacacaatataatatatctatatagaACATCTCAACAATCGATTATAATATGAATTCATTTTATCTATAGTATTTGTCTTCgatttttgacatttttttgaTAAAACTTTGTCCATAGAAATTTTGTGCGTAGCTAAAATCAGTGTAAAGAAAcagaaacgttaaaaaattcgatcaaAGACATGTGTAATCTTtgaaatatcgtaaaaatgaCTAGACTGTAAAGATACTTGTAAAAATTGTGCATCAGACaacaattatttgcaaatttacCATAAGATtatgtaaaaagatatttacgAATGCGAGACTAATAAATAACGAGGAATcgatcaaatttaaaaaaataaacaagataataattatatcgaatgtaaaataacttttGGTAAGCGATGAATTGCGAGTTAAATAGGAATTCGCAAATGTCGTATCACATGaggaattatgaattattgttCATAACAAATTTGACTAAGTATACTTTGTTCCAAACGTATCTCTCCTATGCTTTGCGTGCAACGCAACATATATTTGTTGCATCcgcaatatatatttttctgcaGATAAAATGAATTGGACCTATACTATCGCCACAAGACGACGCAGTTATTTAGTTAAGACTGTTGCTCATAATTTTAGCGTCGACAAAAGTTGTTGTCCGGTTTCCATCATTAAAGATTTAACATGTTCCGCGTGCATGATTTGAGTGCACATTTCGGTGCACTTTTGAAATGCGATGATGTCGTCCTTCGGGACGATACGATGTAGACCATCCAATGACAATGTGTGCGgcaaataatttagaatttctgAAATGTGAACCATTACATTAAGCGTAATGAACAcgcttaatattttataccaaTTTACCTTTCATGATTTGTGTGTACAAGCAATGCAACTCTTGTCGCGTATTGGACGccgaaattttcttttgcgttaaatcaattaaatactTCCACTCCGACTCGTTAGCATAAACATCCTGAAATTTCAGAATCGTATGAAATTTTCTTGCAAAATCAACTGAAcgtattataaacaattaagagTACCTTGGCGTACTGTACAATAGCTTGAGGACAGTCCTCCATCAGGATGGTAGTCACTTTATCTGTGTCCTGAATACACAGCGTTTTTAAAGATAAGCTACCCTCGACTTCTTGCGTGTCGAGGAACTGTTTCACCTCGTGCAAACATTCATTGGGCACAAAATCGCAAGACAGAAGTAGTTGCAGTTTGAACAATTCCGTAGGTATCACTTTTTCATTGTCAGTCTTATCGATGTTCGCTAAATCCTTCAAATTATTCGCATTCAACATCTTTTGATAATCTTTTGCGTACGGTGGCATTCTATCTAAGTAATCGGGtctaaattttgaaaatatgaagTTACTATAGTTTTCATCTATGTTCTCTATACTGTCTAATTTGTACACTTTGGTTTGAGACAATTTGCCGAGGTACGAGCGTACCAGCAACTTGAATGCCTCTACCAAAGCAAAGTCCGTGcgtatttgatttttgtttatagtAGATGAGTCTGCGATCAGTTTTGTACTAAAGTAGTTGTGCAGATACTTTTCGAGGAAAAGCTGCAATGCTAGCGCAGCATGGTGGCCGTCCCGACCCACTCTAGATGGCAGATACTCCAAAAACACCTGTATTATCTGGTGCAAGGATAATATCCCGTCGTCCTCTATTATTTGTATCAAAATCTCGACGAATGTCATATTCTTTAGACGCATCAACATGCCAGCGAAATCGGAAAATGTTGGAATCATAGGGCTTCTCTTCCTCATGGCAGTCATGTCGAATAATAAGTCCCAATGCTCAATGATCACTCTTTTTATACATTGTGGAGTAACAGGTTCAAGCGCCTTTTCCGCCTGTTCCTGTTTTTCTGCTTGTATGTATAAAACTGCTAAAGCTAACTTAACTAATTCGTCGGTTTCATACAACAATAAAAGATGAATCAACTTTTCTGTGGTATATTCGCGAAGAACAGGGCTgccgaaaattaatttgagcAAATTGCCCTTTTTTAGTTTGCAGATCATCTCTACGATATTGAAACCTTGGAATAGTGCATCGGCTTCTGAGCCACTCTTCAAAGTTAGCAGTATCTCTGTTAAGAAAGTAACAAGACCCGGTGCATCCTTGGTTGATTTTCTAGATAAAACCTCCGCTGGTTTTAACCCAGACATTTTGTAATATGGTATACAAAGATCCCAGTCTGATTCGTACtctgatttaatataataatcggCAAGTAGTGCGCAGGATTGATTATACAAGTTCTTCAGTTTCATTACATTCTTGTTCGCAGTGTCGTCAACATCGTCGTTCTCCGAAGAATTGCATGCAGTGTCCTTAGCTAAACGTATCACAGCATGAGCTTCTCCAAGCAAATGCCTGTAAGTTCCAGGACTAGAGGCTTTGTGGCTTCTTGCCGCATTCAAAAAGTCGTAATATAGGTTCTCCAGCTTCGGTAACATCAAAGAGTACAATGTCCATGAGTTATCTGCTTTTGCCaggagaattaaataatttctactgtGTAGTAACTGCTGTATCCCTAGAAATGGTCGCAAGCCGATCAAACAAACAGGTTCTGCAATGCCAGGACATGTAACTTTGTAATTTTCCAGGCTGTTTGACGTTCTCGCGATGTGATGAGACAAACGTAATGTGTAGGATTCTAGACCTGCCTCGGTTAGAGCATGCAGAGCCGTGTGCTCTAAAGCTACATGGTTAACAGGTGCAGTAAATGGATAAGTCGTTAAGCAAGTAGCATCTGTAGGATTTGAACTGGTTGCAGAGAAGTGATAAAGGTATCCTTCTTGCAGTGTGGACAAGAAACAGCTTATACCCTGCAAGTATCTATACTTTTCTGACCTGAGAATTGATTTCTTTAAGCAGGTGCTATTGCATTCCTTTCTCATGTACAGTGGCTTCAGCAGTAAACAACTGAACAATTCAGAGCTTCCATCGagtttcgaattattattaactgctACAATCTTGAGGGacagtaaattttttattgtgtaaTTCTCAGACCACCCTAAATCTGGAgaattcgttttaattataactcTCATATCCGATGGATTTAGTATAAATGGACTTAGAGTATGTCCTGGTCCTGCTCTTTCTAAACTAATCGAGGGAAAATTTATAGTCAATGATTGTGAATTCCCATCAATCACATCTTGTGCAATTAATCTTTGCAATTCATCTTTCTCGTTGTGCGCTAAACGATCCAAATCTATAATAgctttattattgttacattttattgtattgaaGTCTCCTGTGTCTAGTTTATACCATACATTTGTTTTAGAATTCTTACGTTTTTTCTTAGATTTCATATCATTGGTTTCTGATCCTACAAAATGAAGATCCTGTGTAGAGTTTCTATGTTTTGAATTCGTGGTCTGTAATGCCACGTTCTCATCTTGATTTCCTATACTATTGCTGTTTTCAACAAGGGAGGAATCTGTAGATATGGAAGTCTTGTCAATGGACGAAGAATTTGTAGAAGTTAAAGAGCTCAGCTGATCAATATCCTCATACATTGAATTAGTGAGCCTGAAAACACATAAGTTAGATTTATTCATGACAGCAATAAAATCTTCGACAATTTCCATGTATGTAGGGCAGAAGGAGAATCCCAAAGACCATGGTCTTGCTTCAAAATctatgaatttcattttggAGACTTGTTGTGTCTCAACTTTAAACTCATGAAGAATAGCACTATTTCCAGATGCTACCAAAAGATTACCAGTACTTTGACAACAAGCAATCAACGTGGGCTGCACACTCAATGGTAGCTCTATCATCTCTAAGCTATTTAGAGGCCGATTTAAGCTCGGAGTAACACGTCCTGCTATTCTAGCACGCATAGGTTGACTTTGGTCTTTCACTATAGCCCAGTTGACATAGActctaacaaaattattagttacttTCCCCATCTGATTATTAATAGTTGCATCTCTAGCATATTTTGATTCTAATGTGACCACATAGTCTCCTTTGGTACAGTGTACCATTTGACTGATCATATCAACTGTTGGAAATATGGTATGTAATTTAACATCAGACATTGTCAATTCCCATACTTCTACACAGTGTGTCGACAGTGCTAGGAGGAGCATTTCGCGTCCAGATGTATTTGCTATGCAACTGGCTGTTGACTCCTCGATCTGGGTAATGTGCTGTCCCAGGAAATTATGAACTGTGATTACCCGCACCATATTGttgtttttattcaaataggTTCACAAACATATCTTTTACAGCGCTTAGATGCAAATTATTGCGtgtgaacaataatattttaagaatcaACTTCCCCACCAGTGTTTCTTTATACAGGTTGCAGTCGaatcatattttgaaatatctgTTGCATAATTCGTTGGAGGTTACCTTACATTCTGTTATATACAGTTATTAATATGAGAATTACTCAAATAGAGATTTTCGAACGGATGTATTCGTTGTCTTCTTGGAACCTTTTAATATCAGCGAGGTGTAGAGTTAATAAAACGGAAGAACATAAGTGTCACTCAACACTTTTCCCGAAGATATAAAATCTAACTTAACTTGTAAGCTTGGGTTGATGAGCTCAGTAACAAATACTTCAacatttcaatcatttttcaccCATTTACACGCTTGTTGAACAGCGGTTAGAGTAATAAGATACATCGAACACAATGACAATGAAAGAATAGCATTGATCACTACTCATCGGAAAATGATGCTACAATGATTCGTACATGATTTTACACGCTAATATTATTGGAAACACTATTAATACCATAAAGAAGGAGAAAGCAAATACACTTGGCTCATTTGACAGATTTGCCTGTACGCGCATgtgcattaaaatataaatgtggaACCTACGCGCCCTTAATCTTTCTCACTCGTCCGTGTGATAAATTAACGATTTCAAactatttagtaaaattaactttgaaattctttatttgtactattttctaaattagTCATTAAAAAAGAGTCTAATCGTACACAAAAACTTTTCAAACACATATTATATCCTAAGTTTATAACttgtaatgtataatttaatgtaccatacaaatatattacaggtttctttaaattttattatgataatttaaaaattcatacatgTTTCAATAGCATCCTtaactatataatacaattttactctaaaatattaattccagaAACATATCTTTACACTAATGTCTTATAAAGTAGTCTTATTAGCTAGCAAGATAAAAAAGGTAGTAACTAGTGTTGTTTAAATGTCAGATACATCTACAgtctcaattatttaaaaaactcaACAAACCATTCAAAACACAGATTGATCATAGATCAATTATTCCAATGTTGCTCACAGCATTCAGAAGTAAAATACATACAAAAGAAATTGATCATTTTGTTGAGATAGTCTTTTCAATATGACTTACAGTGTAGACCAAAAGCAGCCTACACCTTGCATGTACCTATACTTCTCTAATCTCAGGATCGATTTCTTTCAGCAAGGACTACTAAGAgacaatcaattttttatcatgTAATTCTCTGATCACCctaaatttgaagaatttgttttaattataacctTACATCTGATGGATTTAGTATAAGAATACTTCTTGGTCCTGCTGTAATCCGGAATCCCCATGAATCATATCTTGTGCTTTTAATTACATGCAGCATTCACAAGTAAAATACATACTAAAGAAATTGatcatttctttgaaataactttttcaatatgATTCTTTAGTGTTTGTAATTGACGCATGGTTTCTGGATCTATTGATGGGATATGTGACATCCTTAAGCCTTCTTGAGGT encodes:
- the Pex5 gene encoding peroxisomal biogenesis factor 5 isoform X1: MALRELVEGDCGGPSSLIHLTSHFVRDHGFKEEGIHHPFGHVESFQPIGSDQLVKQFLEENASCPQTFRMDNLLQEMREIDHNIHPPIAAPGVAQELTGLDTAWANQYLESGRHFSENHTDDIWQPDVERVVIPNSAATPQTHEFGLGPKWAEEYIEHSIDAIQTDINKENTTETAENDLSYSKFMKFMKQEGDEEAGTAGDGIDEFQKDNPSSETDNGDSAFLRLQNEWEKISSGEKVSSKHPWLSEYDTYYDPFKDYEFHEENPMKEVPNPLEEGKRRLDAGDLPSAILCFEAAVKQNENDPEAWLLLGKTQAENEQDPLAISALKRCLTLDPMNSNALMALAVSYANESYQNQACLTLKEWLLKNEKYKHLSTKKTIIDEKSKSNVSTILFDDVHEEVKSLYIQAARMNPRNEIDADVQCGLGVLFNLSSEYDKACDCFQAALQVRPNDSRLWNRLGATLANGQKSEEAINAYHRALKLSPGFIRARYNLGISCINLNAYTEAGEHLLTALNQQAAGRGAHGESLSPKAMSNTIWSTLRLVISLMHKYHLNDAIESRDLARLNKEFEIV
- the Pex5 gene encoding peroxisomal biogenesis factor 5 isoform X2 codes for the protein MALRELVEGDCGGPSSLIHLTSHFVRDHGFKEEGIHHPFGHVESFQPIEMREIDHNIHPPIAAPGVAQELTGLDTAWANQYLESGRHFSENHTDDIWQPDVERVVIPNSAATPQTHEFGLGPKWAEEYIEHSIDAIQTDINKENTTETAENDLSYSKFMKFMKQEGDEEAGTAGDGIDEFQKDNPSSETDNGDSAFLRLQNEWEKISSGEKVSSKHPWLSEYDTYYDPFKDYEFHEENPMKEVPNPLEEGKRRLDAGDLPSAILCFEAAVKQNENDPEAWLLLGKTQAENEQDPLAISALKRCLTLDPMNSNALMALAVSYANESYQNQACLTLKEWLLKNEKYKHLSTKKTIIDEKSKSNVSTILFDDVHEEVKSLYIQAARMNPRNEIDADVQCGLGVLFNLSSEYDKACDCFQAALQVRPNDSRLWNRLGATLANGQKSEEAINAYHRALKLSPGFIRARYNLGISCINLNAYTEAGEHLLTALNQQAAGRGAHGESLSPKAMSNTIWSTLRLVISLMHKYHLNDAIESRDLARLNKEFEIV
- the Pex5 gene encoding peroxisomal biogenesis factor 5 isoform X3, which codes for MREIDHNIHPPIAAPGVAQELTGLDTAWANQYLESGRHFSENHTDDIWQPDVERVVIPNSAATPQTHEFGLGPKWAEEYIEHSIDAIQTDINKENTTETAENDLSYSKFMKFMKQEGDEEAGTAGDGIDEFQKDNPSSETDNGDSAFLRLQNEWEKISSGEKVSSKHPWLSEYDTYYDPFKDYEFHEENPMKEVPNPLEEGKRRLDAGDLPSAILCFEAAVKQNENDPEAWLLLGKTQAENEQDPLAISALKRCLTLDPMNSNALMALAVSYANESYQNQACLTLKEWLLKNEKYKHLSTKKTIIDEKSKSNVSTILFDDVHEEVKSLYIQAARMNPRNEIDADVQCGLGVLFNLSSEYDKACDCFQAALQVRPNDSRLWNRLGATLANGQKSEEAINAYHRALKLSPGFIRARYNLGISCINLNAYTEAGEHLLTALNQQAAGRGAHGESLSPKAMSNTIWSTLRLVISLMHKYHLNDAIESRDLARLNKEFEIV
- the LOC144468133 gene encoding BLOC-2 complex member HPS3, translated to MVRVITVHNFLGQHITQIEESTASCIANTSGREMLLLALSTHCVEVWELTMSDVKLHTIFPTVDMISQMVHCTKGDYVVTLESKYARDATINNQMGKVTNNFVRVYVNWAIVKDQSQPMRARIAGRVTPSLNRPLNSLEMIELPLSVQPTLIACCQSTGNLLVASGNSAILHEFKVETQQVSKMKFIDFEARPWSLGFSFCPTYMEIVEDFIAVMNKSNLCVFRLTNSMYEDIDQLSSLTSTNSSSIDKTSISTDSSLVENSNSIGNQDENVALQTTNSKHRNSTQDLHFVGSETNDMKSKKKRKNSKTNVWYKLDTGDFNTIKCNNNKAIIDLDRLAHNEKDELQRLIAQDVIDGNSQSLTINFPSISLERAGPGHTLSPFILNPSDMRVIIKTNSPDLGWSENYTIKNLLSLKIVAVNNNSKLDGSSELFSCLLLKPLYMRKECNSTCLKKSILRSEKYRYLQGISCFLSTLQEGYLYHFSATSSNPTDATCLTTYPFTAPVNHVALEHTALHALTEAGLESYTLRLSHHIARTSNSLENYKVTCPGIAEPVCLIGLRPFLGIQQLLHSRNYLILLAKADNSWTLYSLMLPKLENLYYDFLNAARSHKASSPGTYRHLLGEAHAVIRLAKDTACNSSENDDVDDTANKNVMKLKNLYNQSCALLADYYIKSEYESDWDLCIPYYKMSGLKPAEVLSRKSTKDAPGLVTFLTEILLTLKSGSEADALFQGFNIVEMICKLKKGNLLKLIFGSPVLREYTTEKLIHLLLLYETDELVKLALAVLYIQAEKQEQAEKALEPVTPQCIKRVIIEHWDLLFDMTAMRKRSPMIPTFSDFAGMLMRLKNMTFVEILIQIIEDDGILSLHQIIQVFLEYLPSRVGRDGHHAALALQLFLEKYLHNYFSTKLIADSSTINKNQIRTDFALVEAFKLLVRSYLGKLSQTKVYKLDSIENIDENYSNFIFSKFRPDYLDRMPPYAKDYQKMLNANNLKDLANIDKTDNEKVIPTELFKLQLLLSCDFVPNECLHEVKQFLDTQEVEGSLSLKTLCIQDTDKVTTILMEDCPQAIVQYAKDVYANESEWKYLIDLTQKKISASNTRQELHCLYTQIMKEILNYLPHTLSLDGLHRIVPKDDIIAFQKCTEMCTQIMHAEHVKSLMMETGQQLLSTLKL